The DNA sequence TTCTGCGGTAGAGGCCGTTTGCTGATAGCAAGTCGTCGTGTGTGCCATTTTCGACAATTCTGCCCTGATCTAAAACGTATATTCGGTCTGCTTTTTGAACTGTCATGAGTCTGTGAGATACCATCACGGTGGTTCGCCCTTCCGATACGTTCCAGATCGTGTCCATGACGTGTTCTTCCGACCGGGAATCCAGGTTCGAGGTCGCCTCATCCAGAATGAAAACAGCGGGGTCTCTGATCAGGGCGCGGGCAATACCCATTCTTTGCTTTTGTCCGCCGGATAATCTCGTTCCCTCTCCAATATCTCTTTCAAATCCCTCCGGGTGGTCGATGACGGCATCGTAAAGCGCGGCCATACGCGCTGCTTCCTCCACGTCTGCATCCGAAGCCTTTAGATTTCCATAGCGGATGTTTTCGCGGACAGTTCCGGAAAATAAGAAGGTGTCTTGCAGCACAACGCCGAGTTGGTTGCGGTAGCTCAAGAGTCGGACGTCTTTCAGGTCGCGTCCATCTACGAGAACCGATCCGGTGGTGGGATCGTAAAGCCTCAAGATGAGGTATAGCATCGAGGTCTTGCCCGAGCCACTGGGCCCCACGAATGCGACGCGCTCTCCGGGACGGATTGTGATGTTGATATTTTCCAGAACGGGCTGTCCCGATACGTATTCGAATCCCACATTTCTAAATTCGACTGTGCCGCTGAGGGGTGGCAGGGTGCTCGCATCGGGCGCATCGCTTATTTGGGGACGAACGTCAAGGGTTTGCAGGACGCGTTCGGCCTGGACGAGTTGAAGGCGAATGCTCTGGATTAGCTTGATCATTCTCTCCATCGGGCCTTCAAATTGCCGGGCGAGGAAAAACACAACGCTGAATTCTCCGATGCTCAACTCCCCGGTCATGGTGTGGTAACCCACGTAGAGCCACAGCAATTTTTCAACGCCCTCAGAGAGAAACCACAGAACGCCCTGGTGCGTAAAGATATGTAGAACGCGGTACTTGATCCAGTATCTGCGGTTCTCGATAAAAGTCGATGCATATCGGCGGGCAGACCAGCGCATGCGGCCAAAACCTTTGACAGTCTTGGTCGCGGCTATACCGTCTCTCAAGATCGTCCTCAGGTACTGTGCCTGCATTCTCATGTCCCATCGGACTCTCTGAAGGCGCGTGTAGAAGTAGTGGGATAGGGCTGTGTAGGGAAAAGAGTAGAGAAAAATCAGCACTGTGAGATAGGGATCGACCAGACTGAGGATGATGCCCGTCCAGATAATCCGGTAGGCTATGGTGATCGCATTGGGAACATCGTCGGTGATCATGGTGATCAGGCCACCTCCGACGTCGGCGGTACTGCGATACATGTGTTCGCCGATGGGCCGACTCTGAAGAAAGCCCAGGGAAAGTTTGTGGAGGTGGTCGTAGAAGATCGTGCGCAGGTGGATGGTGACTTTCATGTCGATATACCACCCGAGGATACGCCGTATTATCTGAGAGACATTCGAGATGACATACATCAGGAACTTGATACCAAAGACAATAAATAAAAGCTGCAAGCGGCGATCTACTGGCAGGTCGAAGTTCAGGATGACGTCATCGACCAGATACCGATTCACAAAGACGCTTATCTCACGGAGCGGAACGCCTACCATGATGAATAGCATCCCGAGGATGACTTTTGTCTTATGGGGATACAGGTACTTAAAAAAACGCCAGAAGGTTTCCCATTCGCGGTTTGCCCGTTCCTGTTCTGGAGACCAGGCGGGACCTCGCCACACTTCGGGCTTTCTCTGTCGGATGTCGAGAATTCTCATTCCA is a window from the Gemmatimonadota bacterium genome containing:
- a CDS encoding ABC transporter ATP-binding protein — encoded protein: MRILDIRQRKPEVWRGPAWSPEQERANREWETFWRFFKYLYPHKTKVILGMLFIMVGVPLREISVFVNRYLVDDVILNFDLPVDRRLQLLFIVFGIKFLMYVISNVSQIIRRILGWYIDMKVTIHLRTIFYDHLHKLSLGFLQSRPIGEHMYRSTADVGGGLITMITDDVPNAITIAYRIIWTGIILSLVDPYLTVLIFLYSFPYTALSHYFYTRLQRVRWDMRMQAQYLRTILRDGIAATKTVKGFGRMRWSARRYASTFIENRRYWIKYRVLHIFTHQGVLWFLSEGVEKLLWLYVGYHTMTGELSIGEFSVVFFLARQFEGPMERMIKLIQSIRLQLVQAERVLQTLDVRPQISDAPDASTLPPLSGTVEFRNVGFEYVSGQPVLENINITIRPGERVAFVGPSGSGKTSMLYLILRLYDPTTGSVLVDGRDLKDVRLLSYRNQLGVVLQDTFLFSGTVRENIRYGNLKASDADVEEAARMAALYDAVIDHPEGFERDIGEGTRLSGGQKQRMGIARALIRDPAVFILDEATSNLDSRSEEHVMDTIWNVSEGRTTVMVSHRLMTVQKADRIYVLDQGRIVENGTHDDLLSANGLYRRIWDEQMQLGTDVDAAD